TTGAGATGTTTGCTTTACACTTCAAGTAATAAAAATGCAGGTTTTGAAACTGTATAATCCTGGATACTCCATTTGAATTAACACATTTGAGTCCCAGGAAAGTACACAAATAACTTTCACATaatttcccctcccaccatttTCTTATTTTCAGACTCCACAGCCAGCTTTGATGAAGAACAGATTAGGTTAAACCAGAAGTCTGAGGATTTGGAGAACACAGTTGATGCTCATACAATGTGTTCCTGTGAACAATTACAGTGTGCAGCATGACACGACATTTCACAGGGTTAAATATCCCTAatggtgggttgttgtttttttgatgTATGCATACTCATTCTCTGCAATCATGGACACGCTACTTTGTTTCAGACAGTAAACTTATTAACACTGAATTATTTTATAAAATGATTTCTCAATGTAATATTTTAAGATTTTGAAAACAATTCTGGATACCCTtaataaatatttgcactttaaaaacagTTGTTCAGGTTTATGTTTTGACTATACAAAATTATTTTGTCACAAAGAAATAAAACACTTCATTATATTATTGCACTATCCAGCAACCTTCAGCAGTCATTAAGGCTACAGTTTCAAAAGTTGCCTccaaggcccaatcctgcaactggcACTGTGCAGGCGCCTACTCATGCAGTGCcaactgcaggactggggcctattTTGCGTGACCCAGTTTTAGGATGATCAACTTTACACACCTCAGGGCTTCATTTTCAGCAGTGCTAAGCTCACGCAGTTCCTAGGGGCTCACATTTGTATAACATATTTTCAGTGCCTGTAAAAAGCAAGCCTGGACCTCTTGGGTACCAATAACAGCGGTATCCAAAAGCCGAGGCTAAGTTAGAGTCAACGCTCTGTAGGGCCTGATTCCCCCCGCATACCTCCAgctccacaaaaacaacgagtctggcgacaccttaaagactaacagatttatttgggcataagctgctgtgggtaaaaaccccacttcttcagctgctcCAGTATCCCCAGGCACCAAGGGGTGCGGGGGGGAAGCAGGGAGTGGGTGAGAGCCTGGGGTGACCCTCGCGCCTACTCCCTCTTGAGCCTTTTGCCAAACTACTCGcaccctttgcctcagtttccccagctgttaaaaaggggggaggggaaataacgGCCACGATCTTTGCCAGAGGCGCAAGGGcccccaggctcccagctccagccccactgacTGGGCCGGCGGGGGTGTGGCGAGCGGCACGTGGTCCCCAAGAGGGCGGGGCTGAGTCAGGCAGTGACGAGCGGGCCctggctctccctgccccagccgtTATTTACCCGCCCAGCGCCGGGCAGGGCTGTGCTGAGCGCTGGGGGggggcgccccgccccgccccgcccgtgTCACGCGGGGAGCCTGGCTGCCCCCGCAACCCGCCTCCCCAGCGCGCTTCCCGCCGGGCTGCTGCTGTCGCCCCCTCTTGTCAGCTGCCTGGGACCCCCGGCGCTGCTGCAGGGGGCGTGGCCAGCAGCGAGAGCCGCGGATTGGCCCGCCCCCTTTCCCGTAGCTGAAGTGGAGGCGGAAGTGCGGCTCCCAGCTGAGAACCTGCCGCGTGCCCGGGTCAGGGAAGGGTCGCGTAGCGAGAGTGCTCAGCATGAAGCGGCTGTTGGGGGGCGGCGCGTGCCTCTCCCGCTGCTGCTCTCTTCTCGCGCTCCTGTGGCTGGGCTCGAGCAGCGGCGCGTGCCCCTGCAGCGACCCCGCGCTCTGTCGCCCGATCGCCGGCACCCGGGAGTTCGAGGTATCCCGACGCCGAGAGccgcagggggctctgggattggGAACGGGCCCTGCGGGGATTCCCGCACCGCCTCCCCCATAGGGCCTCAGCCTCCTCAGCCCACCACTGTGGCCCTTCTGGCCTCGGACCCTTGGCTCCTGCCGCTCCCGGGCCCTAGGGCAGCGGCCTGGCCCGGCCTGGGCTGGCGCCTACAGCCGCTCTACGGGCTGCGCCTTGTATCCCCGATGCATCGGGCGGCGTCGTGCGGCCCTCGCCGCCCCATTCCCTGGGGGAGAGTCTCGGATTCGCTTGGggtcccctcacccccagccccgcctgcgcGCCCTCAGCACCGCGGGGTGTCGCATGGCTACGGAGGGGCTGCGAGAGGCTCTTCCCGGGGACTTGACTGCCCTTTGAGTGGACGGTTAGGGCCGGGGAGTCTGTACCAGCCTGGCAGTGCCAGCGAGGGGAAAGGTTGAGGCCGCAGTGCATGAATTGTGACTCCTCTGAGAGCAGAAGCTAGAGTTGGCGAGTGAGCTGTTTTGGTGTGTTTATTACTCATTGCTAATCGGTTGCTTCTCTTTTTGGGGCTCTAATGTATCTTTCTGCTCATTACATCTTTAGATATGAAACTTTGACATTTGATTAGGGTTAGACCCTCAAATGTTGGTCTACTGTTAAATTACAGGGATGATTTATTCAACCTCTTACACAATCCAGCCCATTAAATCACAACAGTCTTGTTTTTAATAGAATAAAATGAGTTGTAATTCATGATGACCTTCCTGAAGCTTTAAATGGGTCTAAATTAGTTCATTAGCCATTTGTTTCAATTAATCTAATCAGGGTAGGTTTATTTGGTCTGGCAGCTTCTGTTTGACAAAAAAATTATAAACTGGGTCAGCATGAATTACTGGGAAATGACATTGGATCCTGTCAAAGCTCCCACCAGTTTGTTTGCATGTTGAGACCAGCTAGCTGTTGAATTTGGCAGGCCCTAGATCTGTAAAGGACAAGCTGGCTTTCAAGAAGCATGAATAATTTAACATTTTACTCTACCTAGAATGTATTTGGGATGTAAGGCAAAGGAATGACGCAGCtctaatttaaattaaactgtCATGAGAGTTTGACTGTTCATGTGATTCCAGTGACTGAGTTTTTGTTCTGCTTTTGCAGGTCTTTGTGTTTGATGTTGGAAGAAAAACTTGGAAGTTCTATGATTGGTCACAGATTACAACTGTGGCAGCTTTTGGAAAGTATGACCCTGAGCTGTTGTGTTATGCTCATTCTAAAGGAGCCAGGGTAGTACTAAAAGGTTGGTTACAGTTAGGGAAATGTGGGCATTTATGTATTAAATTTATAAGGGAATAATATACCCCCTTTTGCATAGGGTCATAATACGCTACcacccagaattttttttaaaggtataaaAGAGGCAAAACTCCAATTCCTTCTGCCCCAATAGTAACACAACTATTTCAGTGTCAGCAAAATAAAGGATCTACTGGGAAAGAGATCAGTAGAAGTCACATGGGAATGGAGAGGAAGAAGTGGGAAGAGGAAGAACTTATGCAGGACATGGCTCCATGTATTTTGTATCGTACTTAAAAATCAAATGTTGAATTAAAGAGCTGTAACTCAATCTTAGAGGTTCTTGGACGAGAATAGCTCCAAATATATTCTAGGAGGAAGGTGTGTATAAAGTAttaaatattaagaaaaaaaaagtgtaatacCTATGAGGTTGAAAATGCTGTTCATATTTAAGGTttattttatacacctctacccgaatataacgctgtccttaggagccaaaaaatcttaccgcgttataggtgaaaccgcattatattgaacttgctttgatccaccggagaaCGCAGCGCACCGTTTCccccttccacccccccaccccagagtgctgctttaccacattatatccgaattcttgttatattggggtagaggtgtatatgaaatCCTTCATTTGTGGCCACACTTAGATGTTGTACACAGAGTTTTGgacttctcatttaaaaaaaaaaaaaaaaaaaggcaacaaagATGTGGGAAGAAAGAGGGATCACCTGAAAGGAAAGCTTAAAAGAAACAAGAAGAGTGAGTCACTATGATTAGAAGAGTCACTATGTCAGAAAGGTGTCAGCTTCGAGGAAGGGAGAGCAATTGTTCACAGTGGCTAAAAAAGGAATAACCAGAAGTAGTGGGATGAAACTGCAAAGAAAAATTCAGGAATAATCTCACACCATAGTTTGATCTCCCAAGGAAACTGTACCAAAAAATACCAAACTACCCCACACGTGAATTGGCCTCCGCTATACGGTCCACATATAGCATGGAGATGAAGTATATGGCAAAATAGgattcccaccccccagccccaataTCTACTGTTGTTCAAGTAAGTGGTAATTTATTAAGATTTCTTATTTAGGAGATGTACCTGTGAAGGAAATTATTGACTCTGCTAACAGAACAGCCTGGATAGCACGACAGGTGGACCTGGCCAAAAAGCAGTATATGGATGGAATTAATATAGACATAGAGCAAGAAGTTATCATGATGTCACCTGAATACTATGCATTAACAGCTCTGGTTAAAGAAACTACTGATGCTTTTCATAGAGAAATTCCAGGATCACAGGTGaaaacaaaatttattttataaaacgATAGATTTTTAAATCTGTGATGTCCTGGCAATTTATTCCATAATGTAAAGAAGACTTGTCTGTAAAGTTCTGTGCATGCCTCTGGCACTGTTTCCCAACTGTGCGTTGTtaattaattttatatatatatatgtcataTATAAGCTCCTCATtgagctaggtgctgtacaaacagaacaaaaatggcTGTATTCTTTTTCTCCTAAGGATAATTTAATATTTGAATTCCATAAAGGATTCGTTTTCAAATAGAAGCAATTTTGCTCGGATTGATAATATTTTCATTATGGACCTTTTTGGTATATTGGCTGCCAATGGTAAATCGCTTTTATGTTGTTGTTGGTATGACTTAATGAAACTCTGAAaatgctgtcaagtatcagagtggtagctgtgttagtttgtatccacaaaaacaacaaggagtctggtggcaccttaaagactaacagaattatttgggcataagctttgggtaaaaaacctcacttcagaTACCAGTATTTTCAAATTTGCAAGTTCAGCATGATGTTAGAAAAACTTGATAAATCTTTAGCAGGATTTAACAGGCAAAGGAATCAAAGATGTTAAAGATTTCCTTTGCTAAAGATATATCTTTATCCTTTGCCTGTTGTCTGTCATGTTCTGAAATAGATTATCATAGTTCTTAattctgtttttgtgtgtgtattaaaTTACACACGTATAGAAGACTTTGcagacatattttaaaaaagtgaatcAGATTTTGGGCCCACTAGTCTTGACTGTGCCCCTTTTTATGCATATTGATTTTATAGTTGTAAAAGCAGATTTGCTCTGAAAACTCAGAAATATCTGATTGATTATTTTACAGGGTTTTAGCTGAACAGTTCCTCTTACGATCCATGTGTATCGAACAGCGCAACAGTTTGAAAACATCCCACTAAAGTTTACATAGCTCTgctttacaaaacaaacaaaccagcaaAGCAACAGAATATATAAATTCCACACTAGGTATAAAGTTGTGGTTTTCTCCATCAGGTCACCTTTGATGTGGCTTGGTCTCCAGCATGCGTAGACAAAAGATGCTACAACTACAGTGGGATTGCAGAGGCCTGTGATTTCTTGTTTGTGATGTCTTATGATGAGCAGAGTCAGGTCTGGACAGAATGTATTGCAAGAGCCAATGCTCCCTACAATCAGACCTTAGAAGGTAAGAATTAGTCAATAACATTAGCAACTGGCacatttctcttttaaaatgcattattggAAGGGGACACCTTTTTTCctaaaatatattaaatgctTTTTGATTGCATTATTTATTTTCTTGAAGCCTTTGATATTACTAAAATCTATTAAGAGAACTGTTTTCACATTGGGGGAATAGATTTTTGTGGCACCATGGGTGGACATAGAGCAGTTATGTGCTATTTGACACCTGAATTTGAGAGAGatctctatatatctatatctatagatatagatatgtcACCCTCAGTGGGATTCAGGTACACCTGGGGCAAGAGTTGGATTAGGGCATAGGCACAAATGGCACCTAACTAAAGCTACACCTGCACCCATTTAACATCTTTCTTGACTGAAAATCATTTAAATATGCAACGTTCCACAGCAGGTTAATGGCTCATGCtgtttataaaaagaacaggagacttgtggcaccttagagagtaacaaatttatttgagcataagctttcgtgggctacagcccacttcattggatgcatagactggaacgtacggcaagaagatatttatacatacagagaacatgaaaaggtggaattgacatgagctatcagcagcaggaggaggggggaaaaaaaaaacttttgaagtgataatcgagatgacccacagaaggggtgaagatacttaacatggggaaaataATCTccattgattggcctcttacagttggtatggctacttccaccttttcatgttctctgtatgtataaatatcttcttgctgtatgttccagtctatgcatctgatgaagtgggctgtagcccacgaaagcttatgctcaaataaatgtgttactctctaaggtgccacaagtctcctgttctttttgtggataagAGCTGCTACTCTTAAACCTGTCATGCTGTTTGTCACCCTACAACTCCTGCTCAGGATATCAGCTACCAAAACATCTTTAATTGCTTTATTCTGCTTTTAAACTTTCCTTCCTTTCTGTGCATCATGTAGAACTTTATTGAAATATGAATTCTAAATACAAGAATGTTGGCAGATTTCTGCATATACTGAAATGccctttgtttttcctttctggTCAGGGTACCATACGAAAGCATGGCTGTTAAAGCTAGCTGGTGCGCTTCCCTGGAGCTTCCTAATGTCTTGCAGAAAGTTGATACTTGAGTCTTTGTAATACTTAATTGTATATCATTTTAGACATTTCTTTATTAAGAAATTAATCATATGGTAGATCAAACAGTAAAAGAATGTTATACCAAAGGAATTGCATTTGAAAGAGGGCTGTAGATGTATTTGTATTTTGAATATCTAGCTTGATAACCTTTGCTTCATTAGTGTTGAGAAATCTGCTCTAggcatagattctaaggccagaagggattattatggcctcctgtatcacacaggccatatAACTTCCCCAGTAATTACTGGAACGTATCTTTAAGAAAAAcgtccaatcttaatttaaaaattatcagcaatggagacccttggtaaattgttccagtggttaattattcttgctgtttaaaaaaaaaaaagaagccttatttctagactgaatttgtctagcttcaactttcagccattggatcatgttatacctttctctgctagtttGAAGAGcctattgttaaatatttgttccccatgtagatacttatggACCATTGTCAAGTCACCGCTTAACGTTCTCTTTGGAGctcagtctatcactataagttTATCACTATatattttctaatcttttaatcattctcatggctcttctctgaaccctctgcaatttatcaacatctttcttgaattgtgggcaccagaactggacatagtattccagcagcagtcacaccgtTGCCAAGTATAGAGGTAAAATAGCCTTTctattcctacttgagattctcctTTTTATGCAtttcaggatcacattagctcttttggccacagcattacaTTAGGGGCTCATAttgagctgattatccaccatgacccctaaatctttttcaaagtcactgcctcccagaatagagtcccctgtcctgtaagtgtggcctgcattgtttgttcctagatgtatacatttacatttagctgtattaaaacacacattgtttgcttgtgcctagTTTACCAAACgttccagattgctctgaatcagggaTGTGTTCTCTTGGTTATGGTTTTccctaatttttgtgtcatctgtgaactttatCATTGATTgtatgttttcttctaggtcattggtAAAAATGCTAaacagtgtagggccaagaaacagtccctgcagaaccccactggaGATAGACCCACTCAAAAACGATTCCCCCATAGGTATTAAAATGTGTAACTACATATCAGTTAGcaagtttttaatccatttaatgtgtgccatgttaattttatatcattctaggttTTTTATCAACATGTGGTATATCGAGTGACATACCTTACCGAAGTCTTACGACAACACTGTTATTActagtttggttgataaaagatatcataaaaaaagatatcaagttagtttggcaggatctgttttccataaacccacatGGATTTGCATTAACTATATTACCTTATATGACATCAGCATGTTAGTAAATATATACAGCAGAAAAAAGAAGCATGCATGTAAattcatattttcttttaaattaggaTATGATGACTACATTAGTATAAGCATTGAGCCTAAGAAGCTTGTGATGGGTGTGCCCTGGTACGGCTATGATTATAaatgtctgaatttgtctaaggTAAGATGAAGGCAGTTCTATCATAACTGTGTTGTtggtgtccccccctccccctcccccatgataTGCTATATAATTTCTGGTAGTTACTTTTTTTACAGTAAGGAAGTGCAAAGACTCTGTGGTCTCTAAGAtaagagcacagggctgggacttAAGATATCAGTGTTCTCGCTGGTTCTGCCAGTGACTTACTGTGTGATCCCAGGCAGGTCATTTTACCTCTGTGCCTCCCTTTCCTCCTCTGTACAATTAAGATGATGATACTTGGGCACctgaaagtgctttgaaatctttggATGAAAAGAGCTATATAAGTGTGTAGCTCCCTCTTTTGGGGCAGCCTGATCCCTTCTGAAGGTAGTGGAGCCTCTTATCCCTCTGCTGGGTtttggtgacccccccccccccccctttaggaCCAGTGGTCCCTGAGTTCTTAGTGCTTGGTGCCGCCATCTGTGTCCAGGTGCACAAATCAGTAATCAACCCTATGACCGCTAGGATATAATAATTTATGGGTACAATAAATCAAGGAATTACATAAATAGCATTTTATTCCTGAAAAGGAGGGGTAAATtaaaaggaaggggaagagaacaGGCAAAGGAATCaaagatgttaaataaataaGCTTCTTACCCTCCAAATCCTGCAAATCAAAGCCCATAAACTAAATTGATATGAGAAaggtctccctccccccccgccaccagTGCTCCCTAGTGGCCTTATCTTGGGTGTGGAGGGACTGGAGTTTGATGTGGATGGCTAGTATCCTTTCCTGGGAAGCTGATAGTCCTTCCTTTCAGCTGAATGGAGTCCCTGGTGACCTTGAGCCCTGACTGTTGGGTTCAGCTGGCTTTCAGTCCTCACTGGGGCAGCAAAATCTTGGGCTTGGTCTCTGTTGTGGAGCTAGGTGCTCCAGGTCAGTTGTGGGCCCTCTGATAGGGAGAGTCAAAATAGCCATTTCCCCTTCTActgcagagagactctctctTGAGGCTGCTTCTCTTCCACCATGACTTTCTGAAATCAGCTCTCCCTTCCTCATGTGGTCCCTGCCACGCTCAGTCATGTGACCCAGGCATATGAAGGCTCTCTGGGACCTGCAGTTGATTGTCCAGACATGTCAGTCAGGTTCCTGGGTCAGCTCCTACAGACACTGGGGATCAAGCAGTCTCAGTTGAAGTTCCAGTCTGTGCCTCTGCTCTTCTTTGTGAGAACTGCTTCTCTGAAGCCCCCAGATTGGCAAGGGGGCTACACGTACAAAGTATTAttgagtttgttttgtttttttattataaaaataatataaagtgaatatTAGTGTTGGTTGTTTCCCACAGTAGACTGGTATGAGGAGCTGGAAGTTGTTCATTTCAATTAAAGTTGAATTATTTGAACTTCTTTCTCTACATTTTATTGAAACAGATAGGAATCCATATCTGGTGTGGATGTTTAGTTATTTTTGGGAGGTTCCTCTTTATGACTTTCTTCCAGGCTTATCCCTTCTGAAGGGTTTAATAAATCCAAGTAACATGAACCAGATctcctgtttggttttttttcaggaTCATGTTTGTTCCCTCCCAAATATTTCTTTCCGAGGGGCTCCATGCAGTGATGCTGCAGGGCGTCAGGTCACCTATGAAACAATAATGAAGCAGGTGAATAGTTCTATTTCTGGGAGCCTGTGGGATGAGGAGCAGAAGGCTCCATATTATGAATATAAGGTAAGCAGTTTCCTAGACAAACATTCATGAGCTGTGGACTAAATGTACATGAACCTTAGTTCTGTTCTTGTAAATCTAGATTTTCAGGTGTGATCTGTCCACTTTGTGATGCTCATATGTTGCAGAGTGGATGGATTCCAATTTAACTTATGTCAATGGAGAGTTCCCCTACACAAGGCTGGCAGAAGCGGCAGAGCTGGCTCCTGCTCTAGCCTACCATCTCTTTATTGAGAGAGAGGATGCATGTAATGCCAGGAAGGGGATTTGGTAGGACAGAGTTTCACTATGCCTATCCTCCCTTGTCATAAGGTCTCTAAGGAACCTTATGCCAGTGATGTAAGTTAAAACAGGCTCCCAGCTGCTCTTAATTTCTGCTGGTGCTGAGTGACACAAGATCAGGGAGCTGCAACTGGCTCCCTTTGGCTTCCCCTCTTCACTATGTCCAAACTCCATCTGAATGCAGTGGAAGACTGAGCCCATATATTATTGGTGTGCACTGATAAAGCTGTAAATATTTCTTATGGTTCTGTTGGTGATGGATTGTCAGTTACCTGGTATTACATTTTGTATCACTTTAATGCACTGATGACTAAAAGCTCTTAAAAGTCATCACCAGCTGAAAGCAGTGTAATTTTTATTTGGCAAAATTCCATAACTTTCTCCAAATCTGTTTATTGCTAGGAACAAAACCACATACTCTGACTACATTTCATTTACTAGATTAGACTACACGATTGAAATCCTAGCCCAAGCCTTTGATATTATCAGTTTTTATAATTAAATGTATCATTAAAATACCCACAGATCTAGTCATCTCATTTAACCTAAATTAATACAAACATCTTTGTAACTCGTTTGTGGTTGCTTGTCTGGAGATCAGAGAAACATACTAGTAAGAAAGCAGAGATGTGTATTGGTCTATGCATTGTAGAAGAAAGacagctggagttgtgggtggttggttttgttttgttttttgttttaaaccgaacacacacacacacacacccttttcaGAAGCTTCTTTGCACTTTTGGAAAGGGAATTTTAGATTGTCTTGTTTGTAGAGCTCTTAAATGCAAGTCTGGAAAAAGATTGTACACATTTTATTCATCTGAGTTTTTACTTCATTTGTAATTATAGTTTTGATTCATTGCATTTAACCACTCTGTATACAATGTTTATATATGTTAACACAAATGTACTTACCAACTTTTTATAGGACTCTCTTGGTCATTTTCATCAAGTATGGTACGATAATCCACAGAGCATTTCCCTGAAGGCAACGTATGCAAAGAAACGTAGTTTAAGGGGTATTGGCATGTGGAATGCAAATTGTCTTGACTACTCCAGAAGTTCTGTAGCAGAGCAGCAGACTGAAGCAATGTGGCGAGCCTTGAGACCATAGCAACTATATAAGATAGTGAACACTACCTCTGGATTTAGAATGTAGAAAATTAATTGGTAGTTATGGCTAATATTCTGTATTATGCCTTCTTGCAAGTATGCACTGGTTACAAGCAAAACTTCATCTTGTCAGTCTGTGCTTAAGGCAGTATTTTTATACCTTAAAGTATTTAACATTGGATTAACACTGTTTTAACAGGTTCTGGTTATTCTCATTCTCAACTTTCATAATTGGCATCTGACCTTGAACTTGACACTCATAATCTATATTAACACATGTATGTTGAATCATTTAAAAGAGAGCATATGAGAATGAGGTGTTCTGCTCAACACCAATGCTTTATCATAACCAGTTACTATTCTTTATTCTGTAAACTTTATATCTAAAAATGTACACCGACTTGTTGTGAAGGTTTTAATTATTTGTAGCATTTAGCTTTGTTGCCAGTGAAACTGAAGAATTAAATATTCTTTTTATGTTTACATAACATTGTGAGGTTTTTTACACCTTCAAAAGCCAGAAAACCTTAGGCTTCAAAGAAAGCTTGCACCCATTTTGCTCAAAGCAGCATTCTAAAGTGTATATGGTAGGTCATAAGAAATGCTTATCTAAACAAATTGATTTCATAATTAACATTTAAGTGTCTACATTTTTGAACTAGATTGTAGTCACCATACTGCTGTAATTTTTTATTCTAAAGTCTACATGGTGTTTAATTCATAATCAGAGAGATGGATGATATTCTGTAAGTATTTAGAGATTTATTCTCCTCATCCTTCATGTCAGTTAACTGGTACTGCTAGCTATGAGAAACATATGCACACACATTGGCTAGCTTATTAACACTTTTTGTAGTAAAGGTGCCCATATACATTGGAATCTGTTTTGGGACACAATATTTATTAGTGCTAGTGCTTCATTTGTGCTATATTGTGGTTTGATCCTGCCTGTGTGGATAAATCATGTTTCCATTCAAGTTAAAGGGGTTGAATGGATAAAAGTGAGGTTAGAATTTGGCTATAACATGGTACCCTGAAAAAATCTGTCTTTAGATCAATTTCATGTAGATCTTGAGGAGAGAAGAATCCTGTATCAGTAGAGAGATGGATTGGATAATCTAATAGATACTTTTCATCTTTAAATTCTGTGATTCCTGACGACTAAGAAGATAGATTCCTTGACCTAGAGGGGTGTTTTTCACATTTCTTTACACAAAACTCAGGCTGAATAAAAGGGGCCCTATGTTCATTTCTAGTTGCTTATAAAATGTGAAAATATTCAGAATGAGAATCTCAGGTTAGTCCTAATATTTTCTGATGATGATTCATTGTGCCAAGGGAATTTTTGgatgaaatattaaaatatttgcaaacaTTTATAGAGATTGATGTATGTGTGTGCGTATTTCAGTGAAGTTTTGTTAAAATAGAAATGAAATATTAAGGCTGAGGCAAAAGAACAATTAATGTCACTTTCATCTTCCTAGAAGCAAAATACAGTATTTGTTTTTTAGTAATATTAAATAATCCTTGAAATAAATCTACTAAACTGTTTTGGAGAGATTTTCTGTATATAACATTTTTAAAGGTGTAATCCAAACCTCATGAGTCTATGGTTTGTCTTTGAACATACTGCaatgaaagaagaaagaaaactgTTTTCTAGTACTACTGTGTATTTGTTACAAAGATAGGCCCATATCTTGCAGACACTTACACATCTGTTCAATGGGAATACTCACAGcgtataaaatttaaaaaaacacttaGTATATCAAATTAAGTGCatacatgagtagttccactgactttaaaCGTTGATATTTTCTTATAGAGTCTGTGGACACAGTGAAATAATTAATAGAAGTCTGACATTTTCCCCCCTCCTTAATCAGGATTTTGGTTTAAATACCTAACATTGTCAAGTTAGACCCTGACTATGCTATAACTTGCAACTGAtgttacaatagaacctcagagttatgaacacctcg
Above is a genomic segment from Mauremys reevesii isolate NIE-2019 linkage group 8, ASM1616193v1, whole genome shotgun sequence containing:
- the CTBS gene encoding di-N-acetylchitobiase → MKRLLGGGACLSRCCSLLALLWLGSSSGACPCSDPALCRPIAGTREFEVFVFDVGRKTWKFYDWSQITTVAAFGKYDPELLCYAHSKGARVVLKGDVPVKEIIDSANRTAWIARQVDLAKKQYMDGINIDIEQEVIMMSPEYYALTALVKETTDAFHREIPGSQVTFDVAWSPACVDKRCYNYSGIAEACDFLFVMSYDEQSQVWTECIARANAPYNQTLEGYDDYISISIEPKKLVMGVPWYGYDYKCLNLSKDHVCSLPNISFRGAPCSDAAGRQVTYETIMKQVNSSISGSLWDEEQKAPYYEYKDSLGHFHQVWYDNPQSISLKATYAKKRSLRGIGMWNANCLDYSRSSVAEQQTEAMWRALRP